DNA sequence from the Brevundimonas sp. NIBR10 genome:
CCGCTTCGCCTGTCCGTCCGATGCGCTCCGCCGGGTGCTGTCGCAGTGGGTGCCCACGTACGGGTACGAGTTCGCCGACCGCCGCGCCCCGATCCGGTTGCCGAGCTGGATCAGCGGCCTGGACATGGGGGCCTATCATGCGTCGGAGGCGACCTATGTGTTCGGGACGTCGTGGCTATTCGCCGACACCCGCGCGTGGACGGCGGACCAACGCGCCCTGTCGGAGCGAATGATGGCACTGTGGGCCGGCTTCGGGCACGACGGCTTCGAGGCGGATTGGCCCCGCGTCTCGACCGGTGGCGACCCCGTCAAGGTCTTCGACCCGGCCGGGGACCGTATGGACGACGGGTTCTTCGCCCGCCACCACTGCGACTTCTGGGGTGGTACCGCGCTGGGGGCGCCGGTCTAGACGAACCGGACGGGCACCCCCGGCTTGACCGCCGCCGCCAGCTGTTCGGCGTCCCAGTTGGTCAAGCGGACGCAGCCATGGCTGGCGGTCTTGCCGATCTTGGACGGGTCTGGGGTGCCGTGGATGCCGTAGGTGTCGCGAGACAGGTCGATCCAGACGCTGCCGACCGGATTGTTCGGCCCGGCGGGCACGATCACCCGCTCGCCCTTGCCGAAGGTGAGGCGCGACGGGTCGTAGAGATAGTCGGGCTCTGGCGCCACGCCGACGACGGTCAGATTGCCCGACGGCGAGAGGTTGTCGCCGCTGCCGATCGTCGCCGGATAGAAGGCGATCAGGGTTCCGGCGGCGTCATAGGCCTTGACCGCCTTCTCGGCCTTGTCGACCTCGATCCGGGCGACCTGGGGCAGGGGGCGGTCGATCAGGGCGGGGATCAGGATCGCCACCCCGGCGCGTGCGAAGTCCACCGACGGATTCAGGGCCTGGAGCAGGTCTTCAGACATATGGAACCGCTCGGCGATCCGTTCGCGGGCGGTCGAGAAGTTGGTGCCCTGGGCGGCCTGGACCGACAGGTCTTCCCCCGCAGGGGACGGGCTGAAGGGGCCGCCGACGTCGGCCGGGGTCAGGACGTATTCGGTCATCACGGGCTGGGCGTCGGCGGTGGCCAGGGACTGGATCAGGGCCGCATCGACCGCGTCGCCTGTCCCCAGTGCCTTCGCCTCCCGATAGGCGGCGATGGCCTGTCGGACGTTCTCGCCGTGCAGGCCGTCGATGACCCCGGGCGAGAAGGACGAGCGGTCCAGCAGCACCTGCAAGCGGATCATGGCGGGGTCGGGCGGTGTCGCTGCGGGCTGGCCGTTCGGCGACGCCGGGGCCGGTGTCGTCGAGGCCGACGCCGGTTGCGCGCTCGGCATCGCCTGTTCGATCTGGTCGTGGGTGAAAAGGCCCGGCGCGGCCCGAACCTGGGCGGACGCAACCGGTGCATTTCCACCGGCCTTGGTACCCTCGCTCGGATCGTTGGCCCCGCAGGCCGCCAGAGGCAGGGCGACGGTCAGCAGGAGGGCGAGGTGGTGGGGGCGCAGACGCATGGAACACTCGAAATAGGCCGGACTGGCCCTATCAAGGTCTCAACGCGTCGAGCGTTCCGTCGTCGGTTCTGCCACGGCCTGTGCCAGACCCTCGGCGGTGATCGCGGCCCAGCAGGCATAGCCGTCGTCGTTCATGTGGATGTCGTCCGGGCCGATTCCGCCCCGGTTCAACCGGCCCCAGTCGCGCATGGCCTCGAACCTGCGCTGGACGGCATATCCGATCCGGCTGCCCTCGACCGCGATCAGTCTTGCAGTCTCGTCGAGTTGGGGGTTCCGGCCCGGAAAGTTGACCGCGTTCTCAGGTAGGCGCTGAGGATCGACTAGCAGGACATCGACGTTGTAGCGCGCCAGGATCGCCTCGCCACGCTGGATGTCGGCCATCATGTCGTTCCACGGCCGCGCTCGCAGGACGTCGTTGGTTCCCAACTGCCAGATCACCAGATCGGGCTGATAGCGCTGGATCTCGGCCTCGAGCCGGTCGACCGTCTCGCGCGCGGTCTCGCCGCCGACACCCCGGTTCCAGACATTGATCGCCACGGTCGGCAACCGTGCCCGCAGGTCGGATTGAAGCAGGGGCACGAACCCGAGCTCGACCCGGCTTGCCCCAATCCCCTCGATGCTCGACGACCCTACGGCCAGTATCGACAGCCGATTCCTCGACACAGCCGCCCGGCTGCGCACAAGGCCGTCGCCGGCCAGGGTCAGGCTATCGGCGCTGACCGGACATGCGGCAGAGTTGGTCGCCGGCTGTTCGGCCGCCGAGGGCAGGGATGGCTCGGCCGCCTTGGGTGTCTGCGCACGCGCCGTCGAGGCCATGGTCAGCGCCACGAGGGCGCCGAGCCCGGCGGCGGCCAGCAGGATGGTCGTCAGTCTCACCCGTTCTCTTCTCCTGTCGCCGGGTCGGTAGCGGTCTCGCCCGAGTTCGAACTGCCCTCGGAACCGCGCGGCTCGGTCGCGGGACGCGGCGGTTCGCCGTCACCGGCAGGGCGCTGGTTCTCGGTCTCGGTGGTGCGGTCCTTGGGGCGTTGGGCGTCGGTCATCATCGTCTCCTGATTAATCACGGCCAGGCCGCAGACGGCAACGTTCGACAGACGCTGTCGGCTCCGCCCGGGAGCCGACTTTGTCGTCCGATGCCTATCTCAGATCATAGACGCCGGTGATGTCGATCTTCACCGACAGTTCGCCCCCCGAGATAGGCGTCGAGTCGCTTTCGGCCATGGCGGCGCGGGCGTACATCATCGGCATGGGCTGGGGCGGCTGATAGCCTCCGCCCTCGTTCAGCGAGCGGATGCCGCCGAGCGTCACGCCCAGGGCCTCGGCATAGAGTCGTGCCTTGGACTGCAGGGCCGTCACCGCCATGCGCCGCGCCTCGTCCTCGGCCGCCTTGGGATCCTGGAGGCCGAAGGCG
Encoded proteins:
- a CDS encoding SGNH/GDSL hydrolase family protein → MRLTTILLAAAGLGALVALTMASTARAQTPKAAEPSLPSAAEQPATNSAACPVSADSLTLAGDGLVRSRAAVSRNRLSILAVGSSSIEGIGASRVELGFVPLLQSDLRARLPTVAINVWNRGVGGETARETVDRLEAEIQRYQPDLVIWQLGTNDVLRARPWNDMMADIQRGEAILARYNVDVLLVDPQRLPENAVNFPGRNPQLDETARLIAVEGSRIGYAVQRRFEAMRDWGRLNRGGIGPDDIHMNDDGYACWAAITAEGLAQAVAEPTTERSTR
- a CDS encoding L,D-transpeptidase, which translates into the protein MRLRPHHLALLLTVALPLAACGANDPSEGTKAGGNAPVASAQVRAAPGLFTHDQIEQAMPSAQPASASTTPAPASPNGQPAATPPDPAMIRLQVLLDRSSFSPGVIDGLHGENVRQAIAAYREAKALGTGDAVDAALIQSLATADAQPVMTEYVLTPADVGGPFSPSPAGEDLSVQAAQGTNFSTARERIAERFHMSEDLLQALNPSVDFARAGVAILIPALIDRPLPQVARIEVDKAEKAVKAYDAAGTLIAFYPATIGSGDNLSPSGNLTVVGVAPEPDYLYDPSRLTFGKGERVIVPAGPNNPVGSVWIDLSRDTYGIHGTPDPSKIGKTASHGCVRLTNWDAEQLAAAVKPGVPVRFV